A genomic stretch from Pochonia chlamydosporia 170 chromosome 4, whole genome shotgun sequence includes:
- a CDS encoding protein (fungal and plant) (similar to Beauveria bassiana ARSEF 2860 XP_008594318.1), with protein sequence MSSETLTHPTLSNNLASNVGGIVSSLQDDNEDVITPSQDFQSRITSPKPSIGSRNHQQPRRLTRDVNEDPILGVELGRIRSRQADAVTLQPDLPQAQSSQTNLISQSVPPELPNLLAEVIFVLVCTAGQVIFALTLGHIVVNQFAFRDALDIVSAQTPWLLGSSALASGLSIIIFGPLADLAPPKPLMVGAFLWEAVWNAVTAVAISPRLKILFFVARAMQGLAVGVLVSTSMSILGRVYNPGIRKTRVFSMMAAGAPFGYWIGCIQGGLLTAHLPWIFGSTSIFLGLCALAAQLTIPKLRPANDSTNAATNAPSIRQFDYIGALLASLGCGLVLFGLTQGSAVDWNPYTYSMIIVGFLSIVGFYFVERRVARPLIPNALWRTPGFAALLLSYTFGFGAYGGAWQFYAIQFWQRYQGASPLTAALYLLPNAIVGVLAAWIVSKTLHVVPGHWIFATSMICFGLGPVFFLPQNPNSSYWALSFPGVVLATFGPDLSFAAATIFITSSVPRSYQGSAGALLLTVQNLTLAIVTSVADSIGLKVDQLPSGEMGLEGMRAVWWFGLAAALVGALITITMERTVILVEKCIASHPRISQRSTRNAWSGSGEEPKLVCILNNNPSAGLSTIRFIERVMTGVNSPRSQPAQSNGADDETLAELKRPTRQPSKWKLPGWLNHFNANDLKVAFRCWVAVWVATILMLINPALKNIGIATFFSAIVLYIVPPAGILMVYLLASLSLLLGMCLAWAWGLLSMKAALAVRPDDETQALLQSLRQQAATIGNQTGQSPAAIAQELIYNGFMLDARVIAIYFVMCCVFIYVLARLRYANGKLVLLQLFGTIVIDVFLLTGPILTKFNAKLAQVLVKPGAIGIGLGAACCLLVFPQSTSYVVLGQMEQLIRMVEAPLDSTRRYFAGDETLGDAELRASKGAIIGLFKSMEPALAFLPLDLSRGRWNTDDVKSLQGRVRDAIAAGLFLLDFHIARVSAAARAQKLTTAQPTPEVISPGDISDEKEKEGGNMTFYTGLVDALKSPEQSSIRQGLLETLKGTTAEVLEVNSRAIKVAAETVHTINTGRWYFSSSRTKRLNLLKEELADLRSKLQCARESCVVSTNDAVLGAHADLFDEHGQLKNRKDTNPLSFNGIILSMVLEERIVGTAAATEGILDQILELLELRTKTRIWIPSRLRYAVSWLFSGHIAAPVAGASTTPAEDPDDILEQTEETHRRLRLVSKGTAAPKKRRGFLTRGIIGFYKWFTNPGGMYALRMVVVTIATSIPAVLPNTAGFFYREKGIWAVIMAQTCLLMYMADFTFSLVSRGLGTVLGGALALVAWYAGSGNGISNPYGLGATTAVISFILMWWRIYLPPAFAQASIMTAATFVLILGFSWDQHHIVQYGLPGVGYVAFWKRLVTVLVGFAAALIVQIFPRPPSATRYVCKTLANTVRSLNDHYALLVSQWAHSDRDGQNLGAAAAAEKITFKVAETLMDLTGAISLLKVEISTTHFDQKILFTTREHCNRMNQCLGKLLVLSSTLPKHLQNRLTKTVGIIDDNVVGNIMAVLTIIESSLRTGAPLPQRLPAPLVQSCFVAWYAQHERAELNTDLIKSEDYRKYCVAVSAYMTFLSTVDDLVEALKEALGEAHVVHHWEEAV encoded by the exons ATGTCGTCGGAAACATTGACTCATCCTACTCTGTCGAACAACCTCGCCAGTAATGTCGGAGGGATTGTTTCGTCGCTCCAAGACGATAATGAGGATGTCATAACGCCATCACAAGACTTCCAGTCTCGCATAACGTCCCCCAAGCCCTCGATAGGTTCACGGAACCACCAGCAACCGCGAAGACTGACGAGAGATGTCAACGAGGACCCGATCCTAGGCGTGGAACTGGGCCGCATCAGGAGCAGACAGGCTGACGCCGTCACACTTCAACCAGATCTTCCTCAAGCACAAAGCAGTCAGACAAACTTGATATCCCAAAGCGTTCCGCCTGAGTTGCCCAATCTCCTAGCAGAGGTCATCTTTGTTCTCGTCTGCACAGCGGGCCAGGTCATTTTCGCGCTAACATTGGGCCATATCGTTGTCAATCAGTTTGCCTTTCGCGATGCTCTGGATATAGTTTCAGCGCAGACACCATGGCTGTTGGGGTCCTCGGCGCTCGCAAGCGGTTTATCCATCATCATTTTTGGCCCTTTGGCCGATCTCGCTCCTCCGAAGCCTCTCATGGTAGGCGCTTTCCTGTGGGAGGCAGTCTGGAATGCCGTAACGGCAGTGGCCATTTCTCCACGGCTCAagattctcttctttgtAGCTAGAGCTATGCAAGGCCTTGCCGTTGGCGTGCTCGTGTCGACTTCGATGAGCATTCTGGGCAGAGTGTACAATCCGGGCATCCGCAAAACTCGTGTGttttccatgatggcagcaggTGCACCGTTTGGATACTGGATTGGCTGTATTCAAGGCGGTCTTCTTACTGCCCATCTTCCGTGGATATTTGGTAGTACATCCATTTTTCTCGGACTATGTGCGCTTGCTGCTCAGCTTACCATCCCGAAGCTGCGACCGGCGAATGACAGTACGAATGCTGCTACGAATGCGCCTTCAATAAGGCAGTTCGATTATATTGGTGCTCTGCTCGCATCCTTGGGGTGCGGTTTGGTTCTTTTTGGGCTCACGCAGGGCTCGGCGGTAGACTGGAATCCATACACGTATTCCATGATTATCGTTGGTTTCTTGTCGATTGTTGGGTTTTACTTTGTGGAGCGCCGGGTTGCTCGCCCTCTTATACCAAATGCACTTTGGAGAACTCCTGGTTTCGCCGCCTTACTTCTTTCGTATACCTTTGGTTTCGGTGCTTACG GCGGAGCGTGGCAATTCTACGCCATTCAGTTCTGGCAACGATATCAAGGCGCGTCCCCTCTGACCGCGGCGCTGTACCTGCTTCCAAACGCCATTGTCGGAGTGCTAGCAGCGTGGATCGTCTCCAAGACGCTTCATGTAGTGCCGGGTCATTGGATTTTCGCGACGAGTATGATCTGCTTTGGCCTGGGaccagtcttcttccttccTCAAAACCCCAACTCCTCGTACTGGGCTCTCTCATTCCCAGGAGTGGTCTTGGCAACTTTTGGGCCGGACTTGAGttttgcagcagcaaccatCTTCATTACCTCCAGTGTGCCCAGGTCATATCAAGGATCCGCAGGTGCTCTGTTGCTCACGGTCCAGAATTTGACTCTGGCAATTGTCACGTCGGTGGCCGACTCCATCGGCCTCAAGGTCGACCAGCTTCCGTCAGGGGAGATGGGACTCGAAGGTATGCgtgccgtctggtggtttggtcttgctgctgctctcgTCGGAGCATTGATAACTATTACTATG GAACGTACTGTAATACTTGTTGAGAAATGCATCGCCTCTCATCCTAGGATTAGCCAAAGGTCAACCAGGAACGCATGGTCAGGCAGTGGTGAGGAGCCGAAATTGGTCTG cattctcaacaacaatcCATCAGCCGGTTTGTCGACTATCCGGTTCATCGAGCGCGTCATGACTGGTGTCAATTCGCCTCGCAGCCAGCCTGCTCAAAGCAATGGCGCTGACGATGAGACGCTTGCAGAGCTTAAACGACCAACACGCCAGCCATCCAAATGGAAACTGCCTGGATGGCTGAACCACTTTAACGCCAATGACCTCAAAGTCGCTTTTCGTTGTTGGGTTGCAGTATGGGTCGCGACAATCCTCATGCTCATCAACCCGGCGCTGAAGAATATTGGCATTGCCACCTTTTTCAGCGCCATTGTCCTCTACATTGTTCCGCCAGCCGGCATATTGATGGTGTATTTACTGGCCTCGTTATCGTTACTTTTGGGCATGTGcctggcttgggcttggggtCTTTTGTCCATGAAGGCCGCCTTGGCTGTGCGCCCTGACGATGAAACCCAAGCGCTGCTCCAATCCCTCCGACAGCAGGCGGCTACCATTGGTAATCAAACCGGACAGTCGCCGGCGGCTATTGCCCAAGAGCTCATCTACAATGGCTTCATGCTTGACGCGCGGGTTATTGCCATCTATTTTGTCATGTGCTGCGTCTTTATATATGTGCTTGCTCGGCTGCGGTacgccaatggcaagctAGTTTTGTTGCAACTCTTTGGCACTATTGTCATCGACGTGTTTTTGTTAACCGGGCCCATCCTGACAAAATTCAATGCCAAGCTCGCGCAGGTGCTGGTGAAGCCAGGCGCAATCGGAATAGGCTTGGGGGCAGCCTGTTGCCTTCTCGTCTTCCCGCAATCGACGTCGTATGTTGTTTTGGGACAGATGGAGCAACTCATTCGCATGGTGGAGGCACCTCTAGACTCGACACGACGGTACTTTGCTGGAGACGAGACGTTGGGTGATGCGGAATTACGAGCGTCGAAAGGCGCTATTATCGGCTTGTTCAAGAGCATGGAGCCTGCTCTTGCATTCCTTCCGCTTGATCTTTCACGAGGCAGATGGAACACTGATGATGTCAAGAGTCTTCAAGGGCGTGTGAGAGATGCTATTGCGGCCGGCCTATTCCTTCTAGATTTCCATATCGCTCGAGTTTCAGCGGCTGCCAGGGCCCAGAAACTTAcaacagcccagccaacCCCTGAAGTGATTTCCCCTGGAGACATCAGCGAcgagaaggaaaaggaaggggGCAACATGACCTTCTATACTGGCCTGGTTGACGCTTTGAAGAGTCCGGAACAGAGCTCTATCCGACAAGGCTTGTTGGAGACCCTCAAAGGCACAACCGCCGAAGTTCTTGAAGTGAACTCTCGAGCAATTAAAGTTGCAGCCGAGACCGTTCACACCATCAACACGGGACGATGGTATTTTTCCTCAAGCCGTACCAAGCGCCTCAATCTACTCAAGGAAGAGTTGGCGGATCTCCGTTCTAAATTACAATGCGCCCGGGAATCATGCGTTGTCAGCACCAATGACGCCGTCCTTGGCGCCCACGCCGATTTATTTGATGAGCACGGCCAGCTCAAAAACCGTAAAGACACAAACCCGCTGTCTTTTAATGGAATCATCCTCTCAATGGTCCTGGAAGAGCGCATCGTAGGTACGGCAGCGGCTACGGAAGGCATATTAGATCAAATCCTAGAACTCTTGGAATTGCGAACTAAGACGCGTATTTGGATTCCATCACGACTTCGCTACGCAGTATCTTGGCTGTTTAGCGGCCATATCGCAGCACCAGTTGCCGGCGCTTCGACGACACCTGCTGAGGACCCTGACGATATACTGGAACAAACTGAGGAGACTCACAGGCGGCTGCGTCTTGTCAGCAAGGGCACTGCTGCGCCCAAGAAGCGAAGAGGGTTCCTTACTCGAGGGATTATCGGCTTTTATAAATGGTTTACGAATCCGGGAGGGATGTATGCTTTGCGAATGGTCGTGGTCACCATTGCCACCTCCATTCCTGCCGTCCTCCCGAACACGGCAGGCTTCTTCTACCGCGAGAAGGGCATTTGGGCGGTTATTATGGCACAAACATGCTTGCTGATGTATATGGCGGATTTCACATTCTCCCTGGTATCCCGGGGCCTAGGCACGGTTCTTGGTGGCGCTCTTGCCCTGGTTGCTTGGTACGCGGGTTCAGGCAACGGCATCAGCAACCCATACGGACTTGGGGCTACCACGGCGGTTATCTCATTCATACTCATGTGGTGGCGCATCTACTTACCCCCAGCATTTGCGCAAGCAAGCATCATGACGGCAGCCACATTTGTGTTGATTCTCGGATTCAGCTGGGACCAACATCATATCGTGCAGTACGGCTTGCCTGGCGTCGGCTATGTAGCCTTTTGGAAACGTCTTGTTACCGTTCTCGTTGGCTTTGCCGCGGCCCTCATTGTTCAAATTTTCCCCAGACCTCCGTCCGCCACTCGTTACGTTTGCAAAACACTGGCAAATACGGTTCGATCGCTGAACGACCACTACGCTCTTCTTGTATCCCAGTGGGCTCATTCGGATCGTGATGGTCAGAACCTTGgcgccgcagcagcagcggaGAAAATTACGTTCAAGGTTGCGGAAACCCTGATGGATCTGACGGGGGCTATTAGTTTACTGAAAGTGGAAATCAGCACGACTCATTTCGACCAGAAGATTTTGTTCACGACCAGGGAGCACTGCAACAGAATGAACCAGTGCCTAGGCAAGCTGCTGGTTCTATCGTCTACGCTGCCAAAACATCTCCAGAACCGCCTTACTAAAACAGTGGGCATTATTGACGACAACGTCGTGGGCAACATCATGGCCGTTTTGACCATTATTGAATCCTCGCTGCGAACCGGTGCGCCACTCCCGCAGAGGCTGCCGGCGCCACTGGTACAAAGCTGCTTTGTGGCGTGGTATGCGCAGCATGAACGTGCCGAGCTGAATACAGATCTCATCAAGAGCGAGGACTACCGAAAATATTGTGTTGCGGTGTCGGCCTATATGACGTTTTTGTCGACAGTGGATGACTTGGTAGAGGCTCTGAAGGAGGCGTTGGGAGAAGCTCACGTCGTACATCACTGGGAGGAGGCAGTGTAG